One window from the genome of Paraclostridium sordellii encodes:
- a CDS encoding type I restriction-modification enzyme R subunit C-terminal domain-containing protein, producing the protein MGLDRNAANEAFSEFLNNESFNYKQIHFVKLIVDYVVKNGFIEDNRVLMEDPFRTVGGIIDLFENLVEERNKLTMTINEIRANTLDIS; encoded by the coding sequence ATAGGGCTTGATAGAAATGCTGCGAATGAGGCTTTTTCTGAGTTTTTAAACAACGAAAGCTTTAATTATAAGCAAATACACTTTGTTAAACTTATAGTTGATTATGTTGTTAAGAATGGATTTATAGAGGATAATAGAGTATTAATGGAAGATCCGTTTAGAACTGTAGGTGGCATAATTGATTTATTTGAAAATCTTGTTGAGGAAAGAAATAAATTGACTATGACTATAAATGAAATTAGGGCAAATACATTAGATATAAGTTGA